From the genome of Acidobacteriota bacterium, one region includes:
- a CDS encoding tetratricopeptide repeat protein: MFYKRLGLSCFLALALVPGPFFIGVSVAQTAQLSENLEPGKPVGRELKGGEKHTYPILLKANDFLKLVITQKGIDVVARLVGPDGKVGKEVNTPYWGNQGEELLSSIIENEGNYLLEIESLDNTAPSGKYELSLKAIRSATEQDQAEVEIEKLIAKARELYQIGKLDQSLLIAREAVEKSEQVFGPEHPVLATSLHYLARCYAGKGDNQNAEPLFQRALTIREKALGPDHPDVAQTLNNLAMICLEKGDYQKGERLFQQVLAIREKALGPNHQDVGATLFGLAELYRAQNDYDRLEPLYQRVQAIWEKALGPNHPYTTMNLTSLALLYQRRGDYQKAETCFQRVLAIREKTLGPDHWDLAETLTNLAALYLVKGDYQKAEPLFQRGLAMREKTQGPDHPGVALGLTGLAMLYRYKGDYQKAEQLNQRALAIREKTLGPDHPDVALSLNNLGELYRIKDGYQKAESLFQRALVIREKTLGPDHLDVAVTLDGLASVYLDMNDYQKAEAFFQRELAIWEKAVGPDHPGVAISLNNLAELYRSKGDQPKAELFFQRALSILEKAMGSDHPHVALLLNNLAQLYRARGDISQAIQFQARANETSERDLLRNLATGSEQQKALYLNQTSRYTDQTLSLHLQSAPQSVEAQRAALAVVLRRKGRGLDAMISALETLRSQQIPEIQKLMDEYASLAGQISALALRGPEKQTPEEYVASLKALETQSDKLEADISAKSLELKTQFTPITVENIQKQIPADGVLVEFVSYQPYEPKIDQFGTPRLAVYTLNQSGEIKWADLGEAGPIEQAVAVFRQVVGKPKADLAKDITPAAQVLYKLVMKPVRALAGKNRHLLISPDGVLNLFPFAALMDEQGNFLVETYTLTYLTSGRDLLRLAVKIDSLEPPLVLADPEYLEGVGPQMMGRSLGRLARLIGTRLEGEQLKAIFPDARLKTKTEATEKELKQVNRPALVHIATHGCFLEDAPQTSEKNIPVHARDMENSPIHFDKEREANPLLRSMLFFAGANHGGSEDNDGIMTALEAAQLNLWGTKLVTLSACNTGLGDVKNGDGVYGLRRALVLAGSESQMISLWSVSDQATRELMVDYYTRLK, from the coding sequence ATGTTTTACAAAAGACTGGGTTTAAGCTGTTTTTTGGCGCTGGCACTGGTGCCAGGTCCCTTTTTCATCGGTGTAAGTGTGGCGCAGACAGCTCAGCTTTCAGAAAACCTGGAACCTGGAAAACCAGTTGGGCGCGAACTCAAAGGTGGCGAAAAACACACCTACCCTATCTTGCTTAAAGCCAACGATTTTCTGAAACTCGTGATCACTCAGAAAGGGATTGATGTGGTCGCCCGATTGGTGGGCCCCGATGGAAAGGTGGGTAAGGAGGTGAATACCCCGTATTGGGGCAATCAGGGTGAAGAGTTGTTGTCCTCCATTATCGAGAACGAAGGTAACTATCTACTGGAGATCGAATCGCTCGACAATACGGCACCGTCCGGTAAATATGAACTCAGCCTGAAAGCAATCAGATCAGCCACTGAGCAGGATCAGGCTGAGGTTGAGATTGAAAAACTCATCGCCAAGGCCAGGGAACTTTATCAAATCGGAAAACTCGACCAAAGCCTGCTCATCGCCCGAGAGGCGGTGGAAAAAAGCGAACAGGTCTTTGGACCGGAACATCCGGTCCTGGCCACGAGTCTTCATTACCTGGCGAGATGCTACGCCGGAAAAGGTGACAACCAAAACGCTGAACCACTCTTTCAACGGGCGCTGACCATTCGGGAGAAGGCGCTGGGTCCCGACCACCCGGATGTCGCCCAAACCCTCAACAATCTGGCTATGATCTGCCTGGAAAAAGGCGACTATCAAAAAGGCGAACGACTCTTTCAGCAGGTGCTGGCTATTCGGGAGAAGGCACTGGGCCCTAACCATCAGGATGTGGGTGCCACGCTCTTCGGTCTGGCTGAACTCTACCGGGCCCAAAATGACTACGACCGCCTTGAACCCCTCTACCAGCGGGTTCAGGCCATCTGGGAAAAGGCGCTGGGCCCTAACCACCCGTATACCACCATGAATCTTACGAGCCTGGCCTTGCTCTACCAAAGGAGGGGTGACTACCAAAAAGCCGAAACCTGCTTCCAGCGGGTGCTGGCCATTCGTGAGAAAACGCTGGGCCCTGACCACTGGGATCTTGCCGAAACCCTCACCAATCTGGCGGCACTTTACCTGGTCAAAGGCGACTATCAAAAAGCCGAACCACTTTTCCAACGGGGGCTGGCGATGCGCGAGAAAACGCAGGGCCCTGACCATCCGGGTGTTGCCTTAGGTCTCACCGGTCTGGCCATGCTCTACCGGTACAAAGGCGACTATCAAAAAGCCGAACAACTCAATCAGCGGGCGCTGGCCATCCGCGAAAAAACGCTGGGCCCGGACCATCCGGATGTTGCCTTGAGCTTGAACAATCTGGGCGAGCTTTACAGAATAAAAGATGGCTATCAAAAAGCCGAATCACTCTTTCAGCGCGCGTTGGTCATTCGGGAGAAGACACTGGGCCCTGACCATTTGGATGTCGCCGTCACCCTCGACGGTCTGGCCTCGGTCTACCTTGATATGAATGACTACCAAAAAGCCGAAGCCTTCTTCCAGCGGGAGCTGGCCATCTGGGAGAAGGCAGTGGGTCCTGACCACCCAGGTGTTGCGATCAGCCTCAACAACCTGGCTGAACTGTACCGATCCAAAGGCGACCAGCCAAAAGCCGAACTATTTTTCCAACGGGCACTGTCCATACTGGAGAAAGCCATGGGCTCTGACCACCCGCACGTCGCGCTTTTGCTCAACAACCTGGCTCAATTATATCGAGCCAGGGGCGATATTTCACAGGCAATCCAATTTCAGGCGCGAGCCAACGAGACAAGCGAGCGTGATCTGCTCCGCAATCTCGCCACGGGTTCGGAACAACAGAAAGCCCTATATCTCAATCAAACGAGCAGGTACACCGATCAAACGCTTTCCTTACACCTTCAATCCGCTCCCCAATCCGTTGAAGCTCAACGAGCGGCCCTGGCGGTGGTGTTGCGTCGGAAGGGTCGCGGGCTCGATGCCATGATCTCAGCCCTCGAAACCCTGCGGAGTCAACAAATCCCGGAAATCCAAAAACTGATGGATGAGTATGCCAGTCTGGCCGGGCAGATCTCGGCGCTGGCCTTGCGTGGACCTGAAAAGCAAACCCCGGAAGAGTATGTGGCTTCGTTGAAAGCATTGGAAACCCAAAGCGACAAACTGGAAGCTGATATCAGCGCCAAAAGCCTGGAGCTTAAAACCCAATTCACGCCAATTACGGTGGAAAATATTCAAAAGCAGATTCCTGCCGACGGAGTGCTGGTTGAATTTGTGTCCTACCAGCCCTATGAACCCAAAATAGATCAATTTGGAACCCCTCGCCTGGCCGTCTACACCTTGAACCAGTCAGGTGAAATCAAATGGGCGGATCTCGGCGAGGCTGGTCCGATTGAGCAGGCGGTGGCAGTCTTTCGCCAGGTGGTCGGCAAACCGAAAGCCGACCTGGCCAAAGACATTACTCCCGCCGCTCAGGTTTTGTACAAGCTCGTCATGAAGCCGGTGAGGGCACTGGCAGGAAAAAACAGACACCTGTTGATTTCGCCGGACGGCGTTTTGAATTTGTTTCCGTTTGCCGCCCTGATGGATGAACAGGGCAACTTCCTGGTGGAAACCTATACCCTGACGTATTTGACCAGCGGGCGCGATTTGCTGCGGCTGGCAGTCAAAATTGACAGCCTGGAGCCTCCGCTGGTTCTGGCCGACCCGGAATACCTGGAGGGAGTCGGGCCGCAGATGATGGGTCGGTCTCTGGGTCGATTGGCACGCCTGATCGGCACCCGACTTGAAGGCGAACAACTCAAAGCCATCTTTCCCGATGCCCGGTTGAAAACAAAAACCGAAGCTACGGAAAAAGAACTCAAACAGGTCAACCGACCAGCATTGGTCCATATCGCCACCCACGGTTGTTTTCTGGAAGACGCTCCCCAAACCAGCGAAAAAAATATCCCGGTTCATGCACGAGATATGGAAAATTCACCCATTCATTTTGATAAGGAACGGGAAGCCAATCCCCTGCTTCGTTCCATGTTGTTTTTTGCCGGCGCCAATCATGGAGGTTCAGAAGACAACGACGGAATAATGACCGCCCTCGAAGCCGCCCAACTCAATCTCTGGGGTACCAAACTCGTTACACTCTCTGCCTGTAATACCGGACTTGGCGACGTCAAAAACGGCGACGGGGTCTATGGGTTACGACGTGCCCTGGTCCTGGCCGGCAGTGAATCCCAAATGATAAGTCTCTGGTCAGTCTCAGACCAGGCCACACGCGAGTTGATGGTTGACTACTACACCCGGCTCAAAG